From the Mahella australiensis 50-1 BON genome, the window GCCGTCTTACACAGCCCAATGCATAAAAGAGGTGGGTATAGGTTTTATGTTCGCGCCGGTATATCATACAGCTATGAAGCATGCTGCTGGCCCAAGAAAGGAACTCGGCATTAGAACCATATTCAATATTTTAGGTCCTCTGACCAATCCGGCGGGTACCAAAGGGCAGGTGTTGGGGGTTTACGATGCTGTAATGGTGCGGCCGATAGCACAAGTGTTGGCTAAACTCGGTACCGACAGGGCCATGGTGGTTCATGGTACAGACGGGTTGGATGAGATAACGGTAGCAGGAGAAACCATGGTTGCTGAAATAAATGGCGACAGTATCGCTGAATATACCATAGCACCCGAGCACTTTGGGCTGGAAAGGGCAACAAGGGAGGCATTAAAAGGCGGAGATCCACAGCACAATGCTGCTATAATAAGGTCGGTATTCAATGGGCAAAAAGGCGCTTACCGCGATGCTGTCATTTTAAATGGCGCCGCTGCGATATATGTTGGCAAAAAAACGGAGACATTGGAAGAGGCCGTGGATTTGGCGCAAAAGCTCATCGATGACGGCAGTGCCGGTGCAAAGTTGAATCAACTTATTGAATTTTGTAACCGCTACGATAAACAGCGGCGACAAGCAATGGTATGAGGTGCATTATGATATTAGGAGACATTGTGGCGGCCAAGGTTATACAATTGCAAATGGAAAAACAACATATATCGCTAGATGGCATGAAATATATGCTCAAAAATATGCCTTCGTATAGGAGGTACAGCTTCAAAGAAGCTTTAAAAAGGAAGGGCGGTCTCTCCATAATAGCTGAGGTAAAAAAAGCCTCACCATCCAAGGGCGTTATAGCCGCTGAATTCAATGCGCTGGAAACAGCAAAGGCGTACCAAGCAGGGGGTGCTGATGCCATATCGGTTTTGACCGAAAGGCGTTTTTTTGAAGGCAGCGATCAATATCTGAGCATGATAAAAAGCCAGGTTGCCGTACCTGTACTGCGCAAGGATTTCATAATAGATGTATGGCAAATATATCAGTCGCGTCTTCTGGGGGCCGATGCCATATTGCTTATTTCAGCTATACTTGATAAAACGTTGCTCAAAAAGTTCTGCATTATAGCCGATATGCTGGGCATGGATTGCCTTGTTGAGGTCCATAATGAAATGGAGCTTGATGCAGCGTTGGAGGCCGGGGCTTCTATAATAGGCATAAACAATCGTAACCTCAATGATTTCAGCGTAGACCTATCCACTACTCAAAGGCTTATGAAAGGTATACCGTCAGATAAGATAGTGGTAGCCGAAAGTGGCATACGAGATGCGGATGATGTCCGTTATATGGCATCCTTAGGCGTTGATGCGTTGCTGATAGGGGAAACA encodes:
- the trpD gene encoding anthranilate phosphoribosyltransferase gives rise to the protein MIREAIDMLVKGQDLSLEQAMQCVDMIMSGQATQAQIGAFLAAMSLKGETVDEITGAALAMRSKAQRLELDMYCVDTCGTGGDKAETFNISTAAAFVAAAAGVPVAKHGNRSVSSRCGSADVLEALGIITDMPPSYTAQCIKEVGIGFMFAPVYHTAMKHAAGPRKELGIRTIFNILGPLTNPAGTKGQVLGVYDAVMVRPIAQVLAKLGTDRAMVVHGTDGLDEITVAGETMVAEINGDSIAEYTIAPEHFGLERATREALKGGDPQHNAAIIRSVFNGQKGAYRDAVILNGAAAIYVGKKTETLEEAVDLAQKLIDDGSAGAKLNQLIEFCNRYDKQRRQAMV
- the trpC gene encoding indole-3-glycerol phosphate synthase TrpC; its protein translation is MILGDIVAAKVIQLQMEKQHISLDGMKYMLKNMPSYRRYSFKEALKRKGGLSIIAEVKKASPSKGVIAAEFNALETAKAYQAGGADAISVLTERRFFEGSDQYLSMIKSQVAVPVLRKDFIIDVWQIYQSRLLGADAILLISAILDKTLLKKFCIIADMLGMDCLVEVHNEMELDAALEAGASIIGINNRNLNDFSVDLSTTQRLMKGIPSDKIVVAESGIRDADDVRYMASLGVDALLIGETLMRSDCPGNTIKQFKKAAGGLMEKFG